A region of Lysobacter stagni DNA encodes the following proteins:
- a CDS encoding TraB/GumN family protein codes for MLSALLIGGMGVAFAQTTASDLPIRDLEPVVVSGVQPGPGLWKVRRGDNTLWVLGTVSPVPRRMEWESRDVEKVIAQAQEVIEGPGVRIDADLGFFGKLALAPKAFGARKNPDGQTLQEVVPPDMYARWLVLKHKYIGDDRGVESYRPILAAMELYEEAIEDTGLRQGGLVWPVVERLAKQYDVPRTETMVKVMIQDPKAALNEFRTSKLEDLDCFAKTLQRLESDLGTMRDRANAWAVGDLETLKALPYTDQNEACLRAAAQSGVLRKRTGDIEEQVAARWLGAAEAALAKNRVTFAVLPMRELLKPDGYIAKLRAKGYAVEEPSIAAQPEAPEVPSEGMPPRP; via the coding sequence ATGCTGTCGGCACTGCTCATCGGTGGCATGGGCGTGGCTTTCGCACAGACAACGGCATCCGATCTGCCGATCCGTGACCTCGAGCCCGTGGTCGTCAGTGGCGTGCAGCCGGGGCCGGGTCTTTGGAAGGTGCGCAGGGGCGACAACACATTGTGGGTGCTGGGCACCGTGTCGCCGGTGCCACGGCGCATGGAGTGGGAATCGCGCGACGTCGAGAAGGTGATCGCACAGGCGCAGGAAGTCATCGAAGGGCCGGGTGTGCGCATCGATGCGGACCTTGGCTTCTTCGGCAAGCTGGCACTGGCGCCGAAGGCCTTCGGCGCGCGGAAGAACCCGGATGGGCAGACGCTGCAGGAGGTGGTGCCGCCGGACATGTACGCGCGCTGGCTCGTGCTCAAGCACAAGTACATCGGCGACGACCGCGGAGTGGAATCGTACCGGCCGATCCTCGCCGCGATGGAGCTCTACGAGGAAGCCATCGAGGACACGGGCCTGCGTCAGGGCGGCCTGGTGTGGCCGGTCGTCGAGCGACTGGCGAAGCAGTACGACGTGCCACGCACCGAAACCATGGTGAAGGTGATGATCCAGGATCCGAAAGCCGCGTTGAACGAGTTCAGGACCTCGAAGCTGGAGGATCTGGACTGCTTCGCAAAGACGCTGCAACGGCTGGAGTCCGACCTGGGCACGATGCGCGACCGCGCCAACGCCTGGGCGGTGGGCGACCTGGAGACGCTGAAGGCGCTGCCGTACACCGATCAGAACGAAGCCTGTCTGCGCGCAGCCGCGCAGTCGGGCGTGCTGCGCAAGCGCACAGGAGACATCGAGGAACAGGTGGCCGCGCGCTGGCTCGGTGCAGCGGAAGCCGCGCTGGCGAAGAACCGCGTGACCTTCGCGGTACTGCCGATGCGCGAACTGCTCAAGCCTGACGGCTACATCGCGAAGTTGCGGGCGAAGGGATACGCGGTGGAGGAGCCGTCGATTGCGGCCCAGCCAGAGGCGCCAGAAGTACCGTCAGAAGGAATGCCGCCGCGCCCCTGA
- a CDS encoding cupin domain-containing protein, with protein MDAALERLIAELVLAPHPEGGFFRRIYESDITIEHNGHLRPALTAIRYLLPRGQVSRWHRVDADECWHWQDGDALELQVFDRDASRLSTIRLDRASAGGVAMHVVPAGHWQAARPLGAFTLVACTVSPGFVWEGFEMLGEDDKVAGVLHELGARI; from the coding sequence ATGGACGCCGCCCTCGAACGCCTGATCGCCGAACTCGTACTGGCTCCGCATCCGGAAGGCGGATTCTTCCGCCGCATCTACGAATCGGACATCACCATCGAACACAACGGTCACCTGCGACCGGCGCTCACGGCCATCCGCTATCTGCTGCCGCGCGGCCAGGTCAGCCGCTGGCACCGAGTGGATGCCGATGAGTGCTGGCATTGGCAGGACGGCGATGCGCTTGAGTTGCAGGTGTTCGATCGGGACGCATCGCGCCTTTCGACGATCCGTCTGGATCGCGCGTCGGCGGGTGGCGTGGCGATGCACGTCGTGCCTGCCGGTCACTGGCAGGCCGCGCGTCCACTCGGTGCCTTCACCCTGGTGGCCTGCACCGTGTCGCCGGGATTCGTGTGGGAGGGCTTCGAGATGCTGGGGGAAGATGACAAAGTCGCCGGCGTGCTGCATGAACTTGGTGCCCGCATCTAG